The nucleotide sequence ACCGTCTGCAACAGCTGGGTCGCCTGCTCTTCCATGCTGCGTGCGGCCGCCGAGGCTTCTTCCACCAGCGCTGCATTCTGCTGCGTGCTCTGGTCGATGTGCTCCACTGCCTGATTGATCTGCACGATGCCGTCGCTCTGCTGCTGCGCGCCGACACTGATCTGCGCGATCAGTTCGTCCACGCGCTTCACGCTGGCCACGATCTCTTCCATGGTGCGCCCTGCACTTTCCACCTGCGCGGTGCCGGTGCCGACGCGGTCGACCGAGTCGTCGATCAGCTGCTTGATCTCCTTGGCAGCGCCTGCCGAACGCTGCGACAGCGAGCGGATTTCAGCAGCGACCACGGCGAACCCGCGCCCGTGTTCACCGGCGCGCGCGGCTTCAACCGCCGCGTTCAACGCCAGGATGTTGGTCTGGAACGCGATGCCGTCGATCACGCCGATGATGTCGACGATGCGCTTGGACGAAGCATTGATCAGCGCCATGGTGGCGACCACGTCGTTGACCACGCGCCCACCCTGCGCGGCGACATCCACCGCGCCACCCGCCAGCTGGCTGGCCTGGCGCGCGTTGTCGGCGCTCTGCCGCACGGTGCTGGTGAGACCCTGCAGCGAGACTGCGGTTTCTTCCAACGACGCCGCCTGCTGTTCGGTACGCTGCGAGAGGTCACTATTGCCTACCGCGATTTCGCTGGCGCCCAGTGCCACGGCATCGGCGGCCACACGGATCTGGCCGATCATGCTGCCCATGGTCTCGACCATGGCGTTGACGCCTTCGCACAGCGCCGCGATCTGGCCGGTCTTGTCGGCGGTGTCGATGCGGCGGCTGAGATCGCCGGTCTGGGCGGCACTCACCACGTCACGCGTCTGCGCCACGGCGGCGGCGAGCGCCTGCGCGTCGCGCACCTGCGCGGTGATGTCCGTGGCGTACTTGACCACCTTGAACGGCTTGCCGTTCATGTCGAAGATCGGGTTGTACGAGGCCTGGATCCACACCTCACGCCCACCCTTGCCGAGACGGCGGTATTGGCCGGCGTCGAACTCGCCGCGCCCCAGCTTCTGCCAGAACTGCTTGTAGGCATCGCCGCGCACATACTCGGGCTCGGCGAACATCGAATGATGCTTGCCGCGCACTTCGTCGAGCGTGTAGCCCAGCGCGGCCAGGAAGTTGTCGTTGGCCGAGAGGATGCGGCCGTCCAGGCTGAACTCGATCACCGCCTGCGAGGTATTGATCGCGGCCAGCTGGCCGGCGAAGTCGGCGGCCTGCATCTGCTGCGCGGTGATGTCTGTGGCGAACTTGACCACCTTCACCGGGCGTCCGCTGCTGTCGAACACCGGGTTGTACGAGGCCTGGATCCAGATCTCGCGCCCGCCCTTGCCCAGCCGACGGTACTGCCCGGCGTCGAATTCGCCGCGCCCCAGCCGCGCCCAGAACTCGCGATACGTGGTGCTGCGCACATGCTCGGGGTCGACGAACATCGAATGGTGCTTGCCGCGGATCTCCTCGAGCGTGTAGCCCAGGGTCTGCAGGAAGTTGGCATTGGCCTGCAGGATGGTGCCTTCGAGGTCGAACTCGATCACCGCCTGCACACGGTGCAGCGCAGCGACCTGGGCTTCCAGCTCGGCGTTGCGCTGCGCCAGCGCGGCGCTGGCCTGGCGGGTTGCACGGGGCGCGAACGCCAGCGCCCCGAGGGAACGCAGGAGTGACGTGGTTTCAGGAGTGCGTGCGGCCGCCGGTGGCTGAATGGCTGCGGTGGGCATCGGTATTTCCTCGGTTCCAACAAGCTCAATGGGCTACGTCGGGCCCCATGCCCGATGTAGTACGCAATACGCTTGGGGACTCACGAGGCGCGTCATGCGAGTGACGAACCTTCCGTGGGATGAAGCGGGTAACTGTCTACCCCTCCATGAGCGGCTGCGATGGATGAAACTTTAGGGTCGGCACGATCAGCGTCGACGCCCCGTGCCGGCGGCGCCGGCGGTAGGTTTCGCGCCCAGCGCCCGCGCCAGCTCCTGTGCCGGCTGCAGATGGAACATGCGCGCGTACTGGGCCGCCATCCGGCCCAGGTCCCACACGCCGAAGCGGGAACAGATGCCGGTGACGGTGTCGCCGGGTTTGGCCGTACGCAGCGCGCTGCGGATCGCATGCAGGCGTTCGATCAGATAGAAGTGGTGCGGTGCCATGCCGAACAGGTCATCGAAGGCCCGGTTCAGCGAGCGCTGCGACGCCCCGACCGCGAACGGGATGTCCGAGAACGCCACCTCGCCGCGCAGGCTGCGCTGGATGTGCTCGACCCCACGCCGGACGATCTCGCGGCGCGGCAGCGGCGGTCGCCCGCGCTTGGCCACGCCCGGCTCACCGGCCGCGCGCTGGTGGCACTGCAGCACGGCGGAGGTGAGCTGGGCCACGAAGGCCAGGCGCGGACCGGCTTCGACAAACGCATCGGGACGCGCGTCGCGCACCTCGAATGCGCGCTGCACCAGCGCAGCGATGTGCCCCACCATGGCGCTGGTGGTCACGATGTTCCGCGTGCGGTACAGCCCGGTTACGTCCAGCGCCTCGATCTGCGCCGCCTGCTCCAGCAGCACGCGCTCGGTGAAGTCGATTGCCAGGAAGGTGGCCGGGACCCGGGTGAAGCCCTGCAGCTCCACCCGCGGCGCCAGCCAGGTGAAGCCGTCGTCGCCCACGCGCTGGCCGTCCAGCTCGGTCTGGCTTCCCGGCAGCGACAGGTAGGCGCCGAAGCGACCTTCATGCGGCGCGCCACGGTACAGCACCGGCGCGCCATCGACGCCATGCAGCAGGGTTACTTCGCCAAGCTCCAGCACATTCAACAACCAGGGACCATCGCCGTGACCGGTAACCCGCATCTCGCCGTCGATTCCCTTGACAGAATTTGAATATGCCTCGAAGTCCGGAAATATCAGGGCGGGCATGTGTTCCATGGGTACTCTGAGATAATCAGGGGCGATCGCCGAAGACTTTCGTCCCTGAGCGCCGCGGCGCGGGCGGGGCCTACTGTACGACACGTGCACATGTGCCTGCACACCTATAGGTCATGCCGAATTTGCGCGTATTTGGCAAACTTTACGTAGCGGCGGCGAATGGCCAACAGTAAGAATTCACCTGCCTCGCGACGGGGTGCTGGGCGGTGGGGACTGTCCAGCATCCCTTAGCGAGGCGTTGTTTTCACAGTTTCTGCGGGAAGCTTCGCCGTTCCCGGGACCATACTCAACCGAATCTGGAAGATATTCTTCCAGAGTGATAACTGGTGCACGCTTTAACATGATTCCGACAACGATTGGATAACCGCAGAAAATTTGCTGCGGGAAGGTATCGACCGCACCTTCTGGTGCTTGAGTCCAAATACCTTGGGGCGCATCCGGAAAACTGAAAGATTCAGCCCGGGCCGCCTTCGTTACTCTCGATATCCAGATCGCCGTCGCCCATGTCCAGCGGATCCGGACCGCCGTGCACCGGCGCTTCCACCTGCACGTTGTTCTTGCCCAGGGCCTTGGCCCGGTAACACTGCGCGTCAGCTGCAGCCACTGCCGCATCCACGCTCATGCCGCCGCTGATCGCGGCGATGCCGATGCTGGTGCCCACCACCAGCCGGTCCACGCTCCACGGCACGCTCAGGTTGCGCACCGATTCGAGCAGGTCGCTGGCGATCCGTCGTGCGCGCCGCAGCGAGCAGCCAGCCAGGATCACCGCGAATTCGTCGCCACCCAACCGCGCCACCACGTCGGAGTCGCGCACGCCGTTGCGCAGCACGTTGGCCACCGCCCACAGCATCGCGTCGCCGGCCAGGTGGCCATGGGTGTCGTTGATCGGTTTGAAGTTGTCCAGGTCGATGAACATCAGCGAGGCCGACTGCCCGGTACGGGCAACCCGCGTGATCGCCTCCTGCAGGTGCGCCTCGAAACCGCGCCGGTTGCTCAGTTCGGTCAGCGGGTCCACCTCGGCCAGGTGCCGCGCTTCGCGCTGGCGGGCGCGCTGCTGGGTCACATCGCGGATCACCCACACCGCGCCACTGACCTGTCCAGTGCTGTCCTGCAGCCATGCGCGGGTCACGTCGACGGGCAGCAGGCGCGCGCCGACCGAAAGCAGCATGTCCGAGTGCAGGTCCACCGCATTGCTGTCCGGGTCCATCAACACCGCCAGGTCCAGCGGCGAACGCGGCGCGTACTCGGTGGTCAGCTCCATCACGTCCTGGACCTGGCTGCCGGTCAGCGGCTGGGCGCCCTCGCCGGCCAGCGCGCGGGTGGCGGCGGCATTGGCGTACTGGATCTGCCCGTGCAGGTCCAGGGTCAGCACCATGTCGGCCACCGCATCGAGCGTGACCCGGGTGCGCTGTTCGGAGTCGCGCAGCTGCTGGCCGCTGAGCCGTTGCGCGCTCACGTCCTGGATCTGCGAAACGAAATGCAGCGGCTCGCCGTGCGGCGCACGCACCAGCGACACCGACAGGCGCCCCCAGACCACGTTGCCACCCTTGCCCAGGTAGCGCTTTTCCATGTGGTAATGGTCGCGCCGACCGGCCAGCAGGTCGGCGACCAGCGACAAATCCGCATGCAGGTCGTCGGGATGGGTCAGGGTCTGGAAGTCGATGTCGAGCAGCTCGGCGCGGGTGTAACCCAGAATCCCGCACAGCGCATCGTTCACATCCAGCCAGCGGCCTTCCAGCGACACCAGCGCCATGCCCAGCGCGGCGGAGTTGAATGCACCGGCGAATTTTTCCGCGGCCACGAAGGCCTGCTCGCGCACTTCCAGCAGCGGCGTGATGTCCACCGCCATGCCGACAAAGCCGAGCCGCTGGCCGTTGCCCGAATCCAGCGGGCTGATCGACAGCTGCACCTGGCGATGCTCGCCGTCCTTGCGCACGAAGGTCCACTGGTGCGACCACGTGCCATGCGCGGCGTGCGCGGTCAGCGCCTCGAACACGGTCGGCGCGCGGCCGTCGGCATCGGTCAGCGGGCGCAGGAAGTCCTGCATTTCCATCACGTCATGGAACAGGCCCGGGTTGACCCGGCCGATCACCTCATCGGGGTGATAGCCCAACAGCTTCTGCGCGCCGGTGTTGAAGAGGTTCACCACGCCGTCGGGGTCGGTGGCGATCACCGCCACGTCGTCCGAGGCATCGACCAGCGCCTGCAGGCGCTGGCGCATGTCGGCGGCGTCTTCGCGGGCGTTCTGCAGGTCGCTGACATCCGCGTGCGCACCGGCCATCCGCAGCGGCCGACCCTCCCCATCCCATTCGTAGACGCGGCCGCGGTCCTGCACCCAGATCCAGCGGCCCTGCTTGTGGCGCATCCGGCACAGGCTGTCGTAGTGCGGCGAGCGCCCTTCCAGGTGCTCGCGCAGCAACGCGTCCGAGCGCGCAAGGTCGTCGGGGTGGACCAGGCGGAAGAAGGTCTCCGGGGTGATCGGCGCCAGTTCCTCGCGGGTGTAACCCACGATCTGCGCCCAGCGCTCGTTGACCCACATCTGGCCGGTCTGGCAGTTCCACTCCCAGGTGCCCATCGCGGTGCCGTCGATGATCATTTCCAGGCGGCGGTGCTGCTCGGTCATCTCACGCAACGCACGCGCCAGCGCGGCGCTGCCATCGCTGGCTGCATCGCCCTGGACCGGACCGCCCTGCTCCGCCTGGTGATCTGTCATCTCGTCTCCCGCCGCCGGTACAGCGTACCGGTATTCAGCGGGAAACGGGGAGGGTCTCAGCCGCCGCGCTTGGCCTTGGCGAAGGCCTCGGCCAGCGCATTGTTGGCCGGCGGCGCGGCGCTGCCCGGGCGCGGGCCGGTCGGGGCACCACGGCCGCCACCCGGACGACCGCCACCACCGTCGCGCCGGCCTGCACCGGCCGGGCGCGCGTCGCGCTCGCCGGGGGCCTTGGCCGGGGCCGGGGTGTCGTCCAGGCGCCGGGTCAGGGCGATGCGCTTGCGCGCCACGTCCACCTCCAGCACCTTGACCTTGACGATGTCGCCGGCCTTGACCACGTCGCGCGGGTCCTTGACGTAGGTGTCGGAGAGCGCCGAGATATGGATAAGGCCGTCCTGGTGCACGCCGATGTCGACGAACGCGCCGAATGCGGCCACGTTGCTGACCACGCCTTCCAGGATCATGCCGGGCTTGAGGTCCTTGATCTCCTCCACGCCTTCGGCAAAGCGCGCGGCCTTGAATTCCGGGCGCGGGTCGCGGCCCGGCTTCTCCAGTTCCTTGAGGATGTCGCGCACGGTCGGCACGCCGAAGGTGGCGTCGGTGAACTGTTCGGCCTTCAGCCCGCGCAGGAAGCTGCCGTCGCCGATCAGCGCCTTGATCGGGCGTTCGGTGGCGGCCACGATCCGCTCCACCACCGGGTAGGCTTCGGGGTGCACCGAGGACGCATCCAGCGGCTGGTCGCCGTCGGCGATGCGCAGGAAGCCGGCGCACTGTTCGAAGGTCTTGTCGCCCAGGCGCGGCACCTTGAGCAGGTCCTTGCGGCGCTTGAACGGACCGTTCTCGTCACGGTGGCGGACGATGTTCTCGGCCACGGTCGAGGACAGGCCCGACACGCGCGAGAGCAGCGCGGCCGAGGCGGTGTTGACGTGCACGCCGACCGCGTTGACGCAGTCTTCCACCCGCGCGTCCAGCGCGCGCGCCAGCCGGTACTGGTCGACGTCGTGCTGGTACTGGCCCACGCCGATGGCCTTGGGTTCGATCTTGACCAGTTCGGCCAGCGGGTCCTGCAGGCGCCGCGCGATCGACACCGCGCCGCGGATCGAGACGTCCAGGTCCGGGAACTCTTTCGCCGCGAACTCGGACGCCGAGTACACCGAAGCGCCGGCTTCGCTGACTACGATCTTCTGCAGCTTGGCCTCGCCCAGCGCCTGGATCACTTCACCTGCCAGCTTGTCGGTTTCGCGGCTGGCGGTACCGTTGCCGATCGCGATCAGTTCCACGTTGTGCTTCATGCACAGCTGGCGGATGGTGGCCAGCGACTGGTCCCACTGGCGGCGCGGTTCGTGCGGGTAGATGGTGTCGGTGGCGACCAGCTTTCCGGTGGCGTCGACCACGGCGATCTTGCAACCGGTGCGGATACCCGGGTCCAGGCCGAGCACGGTCTTCGGGCCGGCCGGCGCAGCCAGCAGCAGGTCCTTGAGGTTGTCGCCAAACACGCCGATGGCCTCGGCCTCGGCCTTTTCGCGGGCCTGGTTGAACAGGTCCAGCAGCAGGTGCATGTGCAGCTTGGCGCGCCAGGTCAGGCGGCAGGCGTCGAGCAGCCAGCGGTCGCCCGGGCGCCCGGCATCGCGGATGCCGGCCTTGAATGCCACGCGGCCTTCGGCATACACGTGCCCGGCTTCGGCGTCGCTGCCCGGGTCCAGTTCCAGGAACAGGATGTCTTCGCGGCGTGCGCGGAACAGCGCCAGCAGGCGGTGCGAGGGAATCTTCGCCAGCGACTCGGCATGTTCGAAATAATCGCGGTACTTGGCGCCCTGCTCTTCCTTGCCTTCGGCCACGCGCGCACGGATCACGCCGGTGTCGCCCAGCCAGGCGCGCAGCTCGCCGACCAGCGCGGCGTCTTCGCCCCAGCGCTCCATCAGGATCGCGCGGGCGCCTTCCAGCGCGGCCTTGGCATCGGCCACGCCCTTCTCGGCGTCGACGAACCCGGCCGCGAATACCTGCGGGTCGAGCCCCGGGTCGGCCAGCAGGCCATCGGCCAGCGGCTCCAGGCCGGCCTCGCGGGCGATCTGGGCGCGGGTGCGGCGCTTGGGCTTGTACGGCAGGTACAGGTCTTCCAGGCGCGACTTGGTGTCGGCGCCCAGAATGTCGTTGCGCAGTTCGTCGCTGAGCTTGCCCTGCTCGTCGATGCTCGCCAGCACGGCCGCGCGGCGGTCTTCCAGCTCGCGCAGGTAGGTCAGGCGGGTTTCCAGGTTGCGCAGCTGGGTGTCGTCCAGCCCGCCGGTGACTTCCTTGCGGTAGCGCGCGATGAACGGAACGCTGGCGCCCTCGTCGAGCAGCGCGATGGCGGCCTGCGCCTGCGCCGTCTGGGCACCGATTTCAACGGCGATGGTATGGGCGATCTGCTGGGCGAGCTTGAGGTCTGGCATTGCGTCCGGCCGAAGCCACTATGCGGAAAACACCGATTGTGGCAACGCAGGGCGGCGGGGGAAACCCGTTGACATTGCCAGACCCGGTAGGTACCGACCGGGGGTCGGCATGCTCAGCGGTAGTGGCGGGCCGCGCGCAGCTTGGCGGCGTCGTCGTTGAGCGACTCCAGCGCCATCACCCGGACCCTGCCCAGGCCCTGCAGCTCCATGAAGCGCTCGGTGTAGATTTCGGGGCCGATGTCAGTATCGGCCTGGGACTTGGTGAATCCGTGGGGCACCAGGCCCTTGTCGCCATCCTTGCTACCACCGACATAAAGAACGATTGCCATGTGATGTGTTCCTCCAGAAACGTCATGCATGTCCAACAGGTCACAGCTTAGCGTGGCCAACCTGACTGGTGCGTCAGGAGGCTAATGACCTTTGCTTTCATGCAGATGACGCCGCGTGGGCCACCAGCCATGGCCGTTCAGCGCGTACAGGTCGGCCGCGCGTTCGAACGGATTGCGTGCGCTGACCCCGCCGCACAGCAGGTACATCGGCAGGTAGAACGGGCCCAGCACCAGGTACTGGAAGACGTGGGCGCGTTCATGGTCGTGCAGGGAGATCACTGGCTCGGTGCACTGCCCGGCCTGGTGCGCGTAGGTGCGGCACGGCACGTCCAGGCGTGGGCCGGTGTGCAGGATCACGTTGCCCAGGGTTATCGCCCCGCCCGGTCCCCAGGGATAGTCGCGGAACACCAACGCGCAGTCGCGCCGGCTCCAGTACGGTCGGGCGCCGGCCGGCATGCCGGCGAGGCCGCCGACGATGCCGATCAGGGTGTTGGGCACGGTCCAGACCGCGCCCAGTGCCTGCAGCACGCGCAGCGTGGTTGGAGTCAGGTGCGTTCGGCCAGCCATGCCGAAATGGTACCCGGCACTTCGCGCTGGGCGCGGCCGGAGACATAGATGCCGATGTGGCCGCCGCGGAAGCTGCTCTCGGTGTAGTCGTCGCTGCCGATCCGGCCTTTCATCGCACGTGACGCGTCTGGCGGCACCAG is from Stenotrophomonas bentonitica and encodes:
- a CDS encoding AraC family transcriptional regulator encodes the protein MRVTGHGDGPWLLNVLELGEVTLLHGVDGAPVLYRGAPHEGRFGAYLSLPGSQTELDGQRVGDDGFTWLAPRVELQGFTRVPATFLAIDFTERVLLEQAAQIEALDVTGLYRTRNIVTTSAMVGHIAALVQRAFEVRDARPDAFVEAGPRLAFVAQLTSAVLQCHQRAAGEPGVAKRGRPPLPRREIVRRGVEHIQRSLRGEVAFSDIPFAVGASQRSLNRAFDDLFGMAPHHFYLIERLHAIRSALRTAKPGDTVTGICSRFGVWDLGRMAAQYARMFHLQPAQELARALGAKPTAGAAGTGRRR
- a CDS encoding methyl-accepting chemotaxis protein encodes the protein MPTAAIQPPAAARTPETTSLLRSLGALAFAPRATRQASAALAQRNAELEAQVAALHRVQAVIEFDLEGTILQANANFLQTLGYTLEEIRGKHHSMFVDPEHVRSTTYREFWARLGRGEFDAGQYRRLGKGGREIWIQASYNPVFDSSGRPVKVVKFATDITAQQMQAADFAGQLAAINTSQAVIEFSLDGRILSANDNFLAALGYTLDEVRGKHHSMFAEPEYVRGDAYKQFWQKLGRGEFDAGQYRRLGKGGREVWIQASYNPIFDMNGKPFKVVKYATDITAQVRDAQALAAAVAQTRDVVSAAQTGDLSRRIDTADKTGQIAALCEGVNAMVETMGSMIGQIRVAADAVALGASEIAVGNSDLSQRTEQQAASLEETAVSLQGLTSTVRQSADNARQASQLAGGAVDVAAQGGRVVNDVVATMALINASSKRIVDIIGVIDGIAFQTNILALNAAVEAARAGEHGRGFAVVAAEIRSLSQRSAGAAKEIKQLIDDSVDRVGTGTAQVESAGRTMEEIVASVKRVDELIAQISVGAQQQSDGIVQINQAVEHIDQSTQQNAALVEEASAAARSMEEQATQLLQTVAAFRVDGAVAQALRHAAQSGSPGGAPGLRLV
- a CDS encoding PAS domain-containing protein, translated to MTDHQAEQGGPVQGDAASDGSAALARALREMTEQHRRLEMIIDGTAMGTWEWNCQTGQMWVNERWAQIVGYTREELAPITPETFFRLVHPDDLARSDALLREHLEGRSPHYDSLCRMRHKQGRWIWVQDRGRVYEWDGEGRPLRMAGAHADVSDLQNAREDAADMRQRLQALVDASDDVAVIATDPDGVVNLFNTGAQKLLGYHPDEVIGRVNPGLFHDVMEMQDFLRPLTDADGRAPTVFEALTAHAAHGTWSHQWTFVRKDGEHRQVQLSISPLDSGNGQRLGFVGMAVDITPLLEVREQAFVAAEKFAGAFNSAALGMALVSLEGRWLDVNDALCGILGYTRAELLDIDFQTLTHPDDLHADLSLVADLLAGRRDHYHMEKRYLGKGGNVVWGRLSVSLVRAPHGEPLHFVSQIQDVSAQRLSGQQLRDSEQRTRVTLDAVADMVLTLDLHGQIQYANAAATRALAGEGAQPLTGSQVQDVMELTTEYAPRSPLDLAVLMDPDSNAVDLHSDMLLSVGARLLPVDVTRAWLQDSTGQVSGAVWVIRDVTQQRARQREARHLAEVDPLTELSNRRGFEAHLQEAITRVARTGQSASLMFIDLDNFKPINDTHGHLAGDAMLWAVANVLRNGVRDSDVVARLGGDEFAVILAGCSLRRARRIASDLLESVRNLSVPWSVDRLVVGTSIGIAAISGGMSVDAAVAAADAQCYRAKALGKNNVQVEAPVHGGPDPLDMGDGDLDIESNEGGPG
- a CDS encoding Tex family protein, encoding MPDLKLAQQIAHTIAVEIGAQTAQAQAAIALLDEGASVPFIARYRKEVTGGLDDTQLRNLETRLTYLRELEDRRAAVLASIDEQGKLSDELRNDILGADTKSRLEDLYLPYKPKRRTRAQIAREAGLEPLADGLLADPGLDPQVFAAGFVDAEKGVADAKAALEGARAILMERWGEDAALVGELRAWLGDTGVIRARVAEGKEEQGAKYRDYFEHAESLAKIPSHRLLALFRARREDILFLELDPGSDAEAGHVYAEGRVAFKAGIRDAGRPGDRWLLDACRLTWRAKLHMHLLLDLFNQAREKAEAEAIGVFGDNLKDLLLAAPAGPKTVLGLDPGIRTGCKIAVVDATGKLVATDTIYPHEPRRQWDQSLATIRQLCMKHNVELIAIGNGTASRETDKLAGEVIQALGEAKLQKIVVSEAGASVYSASEFAAKEFPDLDVSIRGAVSIARRLQDPLAELVKIEPKAIGVGQYQHDVDQYRLARALDARVEDCVNAVGVHVNTASAALLSRVSGLSSTVAENIVRHRDENGPFKRRKDLLKVPRLGDKTFEQCAGFLRIADGDQPLDASSVHPEAYPVVERIVAATERPIKALIGDGSFLRGLKAEQFTDATFGVPTVRDILKELEKPGRDPRPEFKAARFAEGVEEIKDLKPGMILEGVVSNVAAFGAFVDIGVHQDGLIHISALSDTYVKDPRDVVKAGDIVKVKVLEVDVARKRIALTRRLDDTPAPAKAPGERDARPAGAGRRDGGGGRPGGGRGAPTGPRPGSAAPPANNALAEAFAKAKRGG